One genomic region from Muriicola soli encodes:
- a CDS encoding ATP-binding protein, which translates to MNPSSHGRNITEIHAVYEKMIEVLLYFGPIEKLDEIVHPDFHGYGTAAHEFLSDKAALKRMAKMQAEQLKGTEYTLTRKIIFEKFLSDGKNYLILEDFELHLQDNDHNLPLRLSTILEKVSGKWLITHFHGSTPDSDIAEEEALPMEGLRKKNEELEAKIRERTRELEIEAALERVRSASMAIHKSEELHKVVLTVAQEINSLGLNIDAAHLFRFEEGNDKGFNMWIAGDGGVYPNEVYFPYIKHEIFDGIYNARQKNKSFFSIAGMSKKVKNRVYRHLLKSANINISESRQKYALGTKSGAYSIALSKNSGIAIIKFSEEGAGFGEEEHEILRRFSNVFEQAYIRFLGLANAEKQAREAQIQLALERVRARSLAMQSSDELHEVLGVLFRQFDDLGIQPVNVFLSLFDREQRTLTYRASGKSGKRMPGKQVVEVDSMEALRALYDKWLTDNSDTVEVIFFPKEVLSQLFGIFSETFSSMPKEDRMGPEDFPEGGYSMAGYTPFGYLGYDHQRPATDEEKEILIRFCVEFTRVYQRFLDIQKAEAQTREAQIEMALERVRSASMAMHKSKDLHDVLVMLYNQLASLGLKMHSAQIIESIDDPKEMHIWIVTNGVVYSEQVHAPFSKNIFFKRFREAVTNGESFYTLKFSKRQKDNLFHHFFDNTILRNAPQARKDLIFSSPGLGTSNAMGKYTSLSVMRYDGILYSEEENEIIKRFAKVLEQSYTRFLDIKKAEAHAREAQIEAALERIRSKAMAMHSSDDLADTVEILYKELDTLQVHALRFGHAKLNADTKIVELHTATDLGKVVGQIKLEGHPLLEKIYKNFLAKEDLYYALQGEEMKSYYSILGRAIDVPIPPMDTVQHGYFFFLKDTANYAWSDKALDEEELKIYRRLITVLNLTYKRYEELKNAETQAREAQIEAALEKVRSQSLAMHNTSEMQLVANAVFEQLQALGMEMDVVGMSGIIEAKQDYDVWIGGAPLGSALRIPYNEDTQVQRDYNKMLKDRPELFVRTYSGQVKKEYIDRLLTHGEFPEALKKKMKTSDAFTTMIAPKKNSGIQVVHYSDQPYTDQDAETLKRFAGVFEQAYIRFMDLEKAEAQAREAEIDLAIERIRSQAMAMKESSELLDIVVTMRSEFIRLGHEAHYFWHMMWLPDKYEKAMTSGDGKRIGMVMELPRHLHGDIKLLANWEKSKKPLVVYPMDAEAAIDYVDKMINLGDFKQVDPNAPSHDDIRHIGGLTFIMARTTHGEIGYSLPGVVEQPPEEDLFILQRFAGAFDLAHRRFLDLKKSEAQAREVEIELALERVRARTMAMQHSDELQEASFLLDEQVRKLGIQTWGCAFNIYREKDSIEWFGNEKGILPTYTVPRKGIFKKYYDLGQKGSQLHIQEFKGAKCIAHYEYMSTLPVIGDVLKQLKKTNGAYPEYQIDHVVYFKYGYLLFITTEQVPDSHDIFKRFAQVFEQTYTRFLDLQKAEAQAREAKIETALEKVRSCSLAMHSTTEMQEVANEVYEQLQNLGLELDAVGMSGVIEAKNDYDVWIGGSTFGQALRIPFNEDTEVQRDYNKAIAERVKLFARTYSGKEKEEYTKHLLKHGEFPGPLKKKMKTAPAFSTSISFSKYSSIQIARYTDEPYSKEENEILQRFSRVFEQAYIRFMDLEKAEAQAREAQIEAALEKVRSRTMAMQRSEELPEAANTLFLQIQSLGIPAWSAGYCIWESEDKKFASCNMSSEGELQKSFSLPTIGEGYNFYDPIKKGDTFYVEELGGEKLVKHYEFMRTLPTVGEILDELLNAGLSLPTFQIFHILYFPQGYLMFITYEPVPKAHPIFKRFAKVFEQTYTRFLDLQKAEAQAREAQIEAALERIRAKSMAMHSSDELSDVLEVLFEQFVILEINPVFAVLNLYDLENDTFTMRVTGKNGAKVIGTQTVKFSENEIWKDYGEKFRQGTPDMISDQFYPAEILPDVWEILKDLVHAVPEKVRPLPSDFPDGLYNIEGYCTYGTIGCNLNRPPTEEEKNIVIKFATEFGRLYQRFLDIQKAEAQARESQIEAALERVRSRSMAMHKSSEMLDLIKVVSDQLRGLNLNFDSVSFAKNDVEGAFTFWLSSKGQPQPILMEVPPIDSRVMNSVYSAKKNGLRFITDVFSAAENKEWSKHLIRYTQLKQYPETIKEFILTASGFARSSFFLKNIDLYVVNYKAIPFTEAENSIFGRFAQVFEQAYTRFLDLQKAEFQAREAQIEAALERVRSKTMAMHNSQDVGATVVTLFDEVKNLNLEDSIRCGIGILEGNEKMETWSANATPGGKVELKLGMLDMTIHPMLVGVKNSWKRGKKGYTYELKDGDVRNYYSKLNAEPEYSFTVDLDTLPDKIYHKSFVFSAGILFAFTENAISEEGSKVLERFAGVFGQTYRRYLDLLNAEKQAREAQIEASLERIRARAMAMHHTDELTDVLGVLFDQFDSLGINPVLTHLTLFDEENETFTLRITTGGKKRVIAEQLIDVNAVESWKTSFANWKKSEMHAIDFIEYPPEVLPAVWELLDEVMSALPEENKIYPEDFPDGLYTTQGHCKYGYIGFNHNRRATEEEKDIVIRFAKEFGRLYQRFLDIQKAELQARDALKQATLDRVRGQIASMRSASDLERITPLIWNELTFLEIPFIRCGVFIINESNKTVQAFLSAPDGHSLGAMQIPFKADKVTAAIVAHWKKGEVFRTHWDKKQFLEFMQLMVDLGQVSNKNEYQGAEQPPESLHLHFVPFTQGMLYVGNTESLEEEQIELVKTLADAFAIAYARYEDFVKLEKAKERVENTLEELKATQNQLVQSEKMASLGELTAGIAHEIQNPLNFVNNFSEVSVELLEEMQEEMDKGDLEEVKALLDDIKQNLDKIAHHGKRADGIVKGMLQHSRASSGEKELTDINILADEYLRLAYHGLRAKDKSFNATLETDFDESIGKVNVLAQDLGRVILNLITNAFYVVKEKSSHAKASEDSNYMPTVTVSTKKSKAGVEIRVKDNGNGIPDEIKEKIFEPFFTTKPTGQGTGLGLSMSYDIVTKGHGGN; encoded by the coding sequence ATGAATCCATCTTCCCACGGCAGAAATATAACTGAGATCCACGCTGTTTACGAAAAAATGATCGAGGTACTTTTGTACTTCGGGCCTATTGAAAAGCTCGATGAGATCGTTCATCCGGATTTTCATGGATATGGTACCGCTGCACATGAATTTCTAAGTGACAAGGCAGCTTTAAAGAGAATGGCTAAAATGCAGGCCGAACAATTAAAGGGTACAGAATATACATTGACACGCAAAATCATTTTTGAAAAATTCCTCTCTGATGGTAAAAACTACTTGATCCTTGAGGATTTTGAACTCCATTTGCAGGACAATGATCACAACCTGCCGCTCAGGCTTTCTACCATTCTAGAAAAAGTATCCGGCAAATGGTTAATTACCCACTTTCACGGCTCTACACCCGACAGTGATATAGCTGAGGAAGAGGCTTTGCCCATGGAAGGCCTGCGCAAGAAAAATGAGGAGTTGGAAGCAAAGATCAGGGAAAGGACACGGGAATTAGAGATTGAAGCCGCATTGGAACGGGTACGTTCGGCATCAATGGCCATTCACAAAAGTGAGGAACTGCATAAGGTGGTATTAACTGTAGCACAGGAAATTAATAGCCTTGGGTTAAATATTGATGCGGCACACCTATTTCGATTTGAGGAGGGAAATGATAAAGGATTTAATATGTGGATCGCAGGGGATGGTGGAGTTTACCCCAATGAAGTATACTTTCCATATATCAAGCATGAAATATTTGATGGCATTTATAATGCCAGACAAAAAAACAAAAGCTTTTTTTCCATAGCTGGGATGAGTAAAAAAGTTAAAAATCGTGTGTACCGCCATCTTCTTAAAAGCGCAAACATTAATATTTCTGAGAGCAGGCAAAAATATGCACTAGGTACAAAATCGGGCGCTTATTCAATTGCGCTTTCAAAGAATTCAGGAATAGCCATTATTAAATTTTCAGAAGAAGGTGCAGGATTTGGCGAAGAGGAACATGAGATTTTAAGGCGATTTTCCAACGTTTTTGAACAAGCTTATATCCGCTTTTTAGGTTTGGCTAATGCCGAAAAACAGGCCCGGGAAGCACAAATACAACTCGCACTTGAACGGGTTCGGGCCAGGTCTTTGGCCATGCAATCCAGTGATGAATTGCATGAGGTCTTGGGGGTATTATTCAGACAGTTTGATGATCTGGGCATACAGCCGGTGAATGTGTTCCTAAGTCTTTTTGATCGTGAGCAAAGAACCCTTACCTACAGGGCATCGGGTAAATCGGGGAAACGAATGCCGGGGAAGCAGGTGGTGGAAGTAGATAGCATGGAGGCACTCCGGGCCCTGTACGACAAATGGCTTACGGACAATTCCGATACCGTTGAAGTGATCTTTTTCCCCAAAGAAGTATTGTCCCAACTTTTTGGCATTTTTTCCGAAACTTTTTCCTCCATGCCTAAAGAAGATCGCATGGGACCCGAAGACTTTCCCGAAGGAGGTTATTCCATGGCGGGGTACACCCCTTTTGGTTACCTGGGCTATGACCATCAAAGGCCGGCCACGGATGAAGAAAAGGAAATCCTAATCAGATTTTGCGTTGAATTCACAAGGGTATACCAACGATTTTTAGACATACAAAAAGCGGAAGCCCAGACCCGGGAGGCACAGATTGAAATGGCTCTTGAAAGAGTCCGTTCAGCCTCCATGGCCATGCACAAAAGCAAAGATCTTCATGATGTTTTGGTGATGTTGTACAATCAATTGGCTTCGCTGGGATTGAAGATGCACTCGGCCCAAATAATCGAATCTATTGATGACCCAAAAGAAATGCATATTTGGATAGTCACCAATGGTGTGGTTTATTCGGAACAGGTTCATGCACCATTCTCTAAAAATATATTTTTCAAACGTTTCAGGGAAGCAGTAACCAATGGGGAATCATTTTATACACTAAAATTTTCGAAACGCCAGAAGGATAATTTATTTCATCACTTTTTTGATAATACCATACTTAGAAATGCGCCTCAGGCAAGAAAAGACCTCATCTTTTCCAGCCCTGGCCTGGGAACATCTAATGCAATGGGGAAATATACCTCCTTGTCAGTAATGCGCTATGATGGGATTCTGTACAGTGAGGAGGAAAATGAAATCATTAAACGTTTTGCTAAGGTGTTAGAGCAGAGCTATACACGTTTCCTCGATATCAAAAAAGCGGAAGCCCATGCCCGGGAAGCACAAATTGAAGCGGCCCTGGAGCGGATTCGATCAAAAGCAATGGCAATGCACAGTTCTGATGACCTTGCCGATACCGTGGAAATACTCTATAAAGAACTAGATACCCTCCAGGTGCATGCTTTAAGATTTGGACATGCAAAATTAAACGCGGATACCAAAATAGTTGAATTACATACGGCTACGGATTTAGGGAAAGTGGTAGGTCAAATAAAACTTGAAGGCCATCCGTTACTGGAAAAGATATATAAAAATTTTCTGGCAAAAGAAGATTTGTACTATGCCCTTCAGGGAGAGGAAATGAAAAGCTATTACTCAATCTTAGGCCGCGCCATTGACGTACCGATACCACCTATGGATACTGTACAACACGGCTACTTTTTCTTTTTAAAGGACACCGCCAATTATGCCTGGTCTGACAAGGCATTAGATGAAGAGGAACTCAAAATTTATAGAAGATTAATTACGGTGTTGAACTTAACGTATAAACGCTACGAAGAGCTAAAGAATGCAGAAACCCAAGCCAGGGAAGCACAAATTGAAGCTGCTCTGGAAAAAGTACGGTCACAGTCTTTGGCTATGCATAACACCAGTGAAATGCAGCTGGTAGCCAATGCGGTTTTTGAGCAGCTTCAGGCCTTGGGCATGGAAATGGATGTCGTAGGCATGAGCGGGATCATTGAGGCTAAACAGGACTACGATGTCTGGATAGGGGGTGCCCCTTTGGGATCGGCTTTGCGAATTCCCTATAACGAGGATACTCAGGTACAGCGCGATTACAATAAGATGCTTAAAGACCGGCCGGAACTCTTCGTCAGAACCTATTCTGGCCAGGTCAAAAAGGAATACATCGACCGCCTGCTAACCCACGGGGAATTTCCGGAAGCACTTAAAAAAAAGATGAAAACTTCTGATGCTTTCACCACCATGATCGCCCCGAAAAAGAATTCCGGCATTCAGGTAGTGCATTATTCGGATCAACCTTATACTGATCAAGATGCGGAGACACTGAAACGTTTCGCCGGAGTTTTTGAGCAAGCCTATATCCGATTTATGGATCTGGAAAAAGCAGAAGCACAAGCCAGGGAAGCAGAAATAGACCTGGCCATAGAACGTATTCGTTCTCAGGCGATGGCAATGAAGGAATCCTCTGAATTACTTGATATAGTGGTGACCATGCGCAGTGAATTTATTCGTCTCGGCCACGAAGCACATTATTTCTGGCATATGATGTGGCTACCGGATAAATACGAAAAAGCAATGACCTCCGGGGATGGAAAACGGATTGGCATGGTCATGGAATTACCCCGTCATCTCCATGGCGACATCAAATTATTGGCAAACTGGGAAAAGAGTAAGAAGCCTTTAGTAGTTTATCCTATGGATGCTGAGGCGGCTATTGACTATGTGGACAAGATGATCAATCTTGGCGATTTTAAACAGGTAGATCCCAACGCCCCGAGTCATGATGATATCAGGCATATTGGAGGCCTTACCTTTATCATGGCAAGAACAACCCACGGAGAGATCGGTTACAGTTTACCGGGTGTGGTAGAACAGCCCCCTGAAGAAGATTTATTTATCCTTCAACGATTTGCAGGGGCTTTCGATCTTGCCCACCGCCGTTTCCTCGACCTGAAAAAATCAGAAGCCCAGGCACGTGAGGTTGAAATAGAACTGGCATTGGAAAGAGTCAGGGCCAGAACTATGGCCATGCAACACAGTGATGAGTTGCAGGAAGCTTCCTTTTTATTAGATGAACAGGTACGGAAACTGGGTATACAAACCTGGGGTTGCGCCTTTAATATTTACAGGGAAAAAGACTCCATTGAATGGTTTGGAAATGAAAAAGGTATTCTACCAACTTATACTGTTCCAAGAAAAGGAATTTTTAAAAAGTACTATGATCTGGGACAAAAGGGTTCCCAACTGCACATTCAGGAATTCAAAGGAGCCAAGTGTATAGCACATTATGAATACATGAGTACCCTGCCTGTAATAGGGGATGTTCTCAAGCAACTAAAAAAAACAAATGGCGCTTATCCCGAATATCAAATAGATCATGTGGTGTACTTTAAGTATGGGTATCTATTATTTATAACCACTGAACAAGTGCCGGACTCGCATGATATTTTTAAACGCTTTGCCCAGGTATTTGAACAGACCTATACCCGTTTCCTCGATCTTCAAAAAGCAGAGGCCCAGGCAAGGGAGGCAAAAATTGAGACCGCACTGGAAAAAGTGCGTTCCTGCTCATTGGCCATGCATTCCACAACGGAAATGCAGGAGGTAGCCAACGAGGTTTACGAACAACTCCAGAATCTAGGGCTGGAGTTGGATGCCGTGGGGATGAGCGGGGTCATTGAAGCAAAAAACGATTATGATGTGTGGATAGGAGGCTCCACTTTTGGACAAGCCCTGCGGATTCCATTTAATGAAGACACGGAGGTACAGCGTGATTACAACAAAGCCATTGCGGAGCGAGTAAAGTTGTTTGCCAGGACCTATTCGGGAAAGGAGAAGGAGGAATATACTAAGCACTTACTCAAGCATGGAGAGTTCCCCGGCCCACTTAAAAAAAAGATGAAAACTGCGCCGGCTTTTTCAACCTCGATATCGTTTTCAAAATACTCCAGTATTCAGATTGCTCGTTATACAGACGAGCCTTATTCAAAAGAAGAGAATGAGATCCTACAGCGCTTTTCAAGAGTTTTTGAGCAGGCTTACATCCGTTTTATGGATCTCGAAAAAGCAGAAGCACAAGCCAGGGAAGCCCAAATTGAAGCTGCTCTCGAAAAAGTGCGATCCAGGACCATGGCGATGCAGCGAAGTGAAGAATTGCCGGAAGCCGCCAATACCCTTTTTCTGCAAATACAGTCTTTAGGAATTCCGGCTTGGAGTGCGGGGTATTGTATTTGGGAGTCCGAGGATAAAAAATTCGCTTCCTGTAATATGAGTAGCGAAGGGGAACTCCAAAAATCATTTAGTCTGCCAACTATAGGAGAAGGCTATAATTTTTATGACCCTATAAAAAAGGGCGACACGTTTTATGTGGAGGAGTTAGGAGGTGAAAAACTGGTAAAGCATTATGAGTTTATGCGCACGCTCCCTACCGTTGGAGAAATATTGGATGAATTGCTAAATGCAGGTTTATCACTACCGACATTTCAAATATTTCATATCCTCTATTTCCCACAGGGTTACCTGATGTTCATCACCTATGAACCTGTACCTAAAGCACATCCTATTTTTAAACGATTTGCCAAGGTTTTTGAGCAAACGTATACCCGTTTTCTCGATCTGCAAAAAGCAGAAGCACAAGCAAGGGAAGCACAAATTGAAGCGGCTCTGGAAAGAATCCGTGCCAAATCTATGGCTATGCATTCATCAGATGAATTGAGTGATGTACTGGAAGTGCTTTTTGAGCAGTTTGTGATTTTGGAAATAAACCCGGTATTCGCTGTTTTAAATCTGTATGATTTAGAAAACGACACATTTACCATGCGGGTAACCGGTAAAAACGGCGCAAAAGTCATCGGAACACAAACGGTAAAGTTTAGTGAAAATGAAATCTGGAAGGATTACGGAGAAAAATTCAGACAGGGTACTCCTGATATGATTAGCGATCAATTCTATCCTGCTGAAATTTTACCAGATGTTTGGGAAATTTTAAAAGATCTTGTACATGCAGTTCCTGAAAAGGTAAGGCCTTTACCATCAGATTTTCCAGATGGCCTGTACAATATTGAAGGGTATTGCACTTACGGAACCATAGGTTGTAATCTCAACCGTCCGCCAACAGAAGAAGAGAAAAATATTGTAATAAAATTTGCTACCGAATTCGGGAGGCTCTACCAGCGCTTTTTGGATATTCAAAAAGCAGAAGCACAGGCCAGGGAATCTCAGATAGAGGCAGCATTGGAAAGAGTACGCAGTAGAAGTATGGCCATGCATAAAAGTAGCGAAATGCTAGATTTAATTAAAGTTGTCTCTGACCAATTGAGAGGACTTAATTTAAATTTTGACTCAGTTAGTTTTGCAAAAAATGATGTGGAGGGGGCTTTTACTTTTTGGCTAAGCTCAAAGGGGCAACCCCAACCTATATTGATGGAAGTGCCACCTATTGACAGTCGGGTAATGAATAGCGTTTACAGCGCTAAGAAAAATGGACTTAGATTTATTACAGATGTATTTTCAGCCGCAGAAAACAAAGAATGGAGTAAACATCTCATTAGATATACCCAACTAAAGCAATATCCGGAAACCATAAAAGAATTTATTTTGACGGCATCGGGTTTTGCCCGTTCTAGCTTTTTCTTGAAGAATATTGACCTGTATGTTGTTAACTACAAGGCGATCCCTTTTACTGAGGCAGAAAATTCGATTTTCGGAAGGTTTGCACAGGTGTTTGAACAGGCCTACACCCGCTTCTTAGACCTGCAAAAAGCAGAATTTCAGGCGAGGGAAGCTCAGATTGAAGCGGCACTGGAACGGGTTCGTTCCAAAACCATGGCCATGCATAACAGTCAGGACGTAGGAGCAACCGTTGTCACCTTATTTGATGAGGTCAAGAATTTAAATCTGGAAGATTCCATACGTTGTGGAATAGGCATCCTGGAAGGAAATGAAAAAATGGAAACCTGGTCTGCCAATGCTACGCCTGGAGGAAAGGTAGAGTTAAAATTGGGGATGCTCGATATGACGATACACCCTATGCTGGTGGGAGTAAAAAATTCGTGGAAAAGGGGTAAGAAAGGATATACATATGAATTAAAGGATGGGGATGTCAGGAATTATTACAGCAAGCTCAATGCGGAACCTGAATATTCCTTCACCGTGGATCTGGATACCTTACCTGATAAGATTTACCACAAGAGTTTTGTTTTTTCTGCCGGAATTCTTTTTGCCTTTACAGAGAATGCAATATCCGAGGAGGGATCAAAGGTGTTGGAACGGTTTGCCGGGGTTTTTGGACAAACCTACAGACGCTACCTGGATCTGCTGAACGCTGAAAAACAAGCTCGTGAAGCACAGATAGAAGCTTCTTTGGAACGTATTCGTGCCAGAGCTATGGCCATGCACCATACCGACGAATTGACCGATGTACTCGGAGTGCTTTTTGACCAATTTGATTCCCTGGGGATCAATCCTGTACTCACTCACCTGACGCTCTTCGACGAAGAAAACGAAACCTTTACGCTGCGTATTACGACAGGGGGGAAGAAACGGGTCATTGCCGAACAGTTGATCGACGTAAATGCAGTGGAAAGCTGGAAAACTTCCTTTGCCAACTGGAAGAAAAGTGAGATGCATGCCATAGACTTTATCGAATACCCCCCGGAAGTACTTCCCGCAGTATGGGAATTACTCGATGAGGTTATGTCTGCCCTACCCGAGGAGAATAAAATTTACCCGGAGGATTTTCCCGATGGCTTGTATACCACCCAGGGACATTGTAAGTACGGATATATTGGTTTTAACCACAACAGAAGGGCAACCGAGGAGGAAAAAGATATTGTGATCCGCTTTGCCAAGGAATTCGGCCGACTCTACCAGCGTTTTCTCGATATCCAAAAAGCTGAATTACAAGCCAGAGACGCGCTAAAGCAAGCTACGCTAGACAGGGTACGCGGACAGATTGCCAGTATGCGTTCTGCTTCAGACCTGGAACGTATCACCCCCCTGATTTGGAATGAACTCACCTTCCTGGAGATTCCATTTATTCGATGCGGGGTTTTTATCATAAATGAATCGAACAAAACAGTGCAGGCATTTTTATCGGCACCGGATGGACATTCCCTCGGCGCTATGCAGATTCCATTTAAAGCCGATAAGGTTACAGCTGCAATTGTAGCGCACTGGAAAAAGGGTGAGGTATTCAGAACACACTGGGATAAGAAACAGTTTCTTGAATTTATGCAGTTGATGGTAGACCTGGGACAGGTGAGTAATAAGAACGAGTATCAGGGAGCCGAACAACCCCCGGAGTCGCTCCACCTTCATTTTGTACCCTTCACCCAGGGCATGTTGTATGTAGGAAATACAGAATCTTTAGAGGAGGAACAGATCGAATTGGTAAAAACCCTTGCTGATGCCTTTGCCATTGCCTATGCGCGGTATGAGGATTTTGTCAAATTGGAGAAAGCTAAAGAACGGGTAGAGAACACACTGGAAGAGCTCAAGGCCACGCAGAATCAGCTGGTCCAATCGGAAAAAATGGCCTCATTGGGTGAGCTTACGGCCGGGATTGCCCATGAGATCCAGAATCCGCTCAATTTCGTCAACAACTTTTCGGAAGTGAGTGTTGAACTCTTAGAGGAAATGCAGGAGGAGATGGATAAAGGTGACCTGGAGGAGGTGAAAGCCCTGCTGGATGATATCAAACAAAATCTGGACAAGATTGCACATCACGGCAAAAGGGCAGACGGCATTGTTAAAGGGATGTTGCAACACAGCAGAGCCAGCAGCGGGGAAAAAGAACTTACAGACATAAATATCCTGGCCGACGAATATCTGCGCCTGGCCTATCATGGCCTGAGGGCCAAAGACAAGAGTTTTAATGCTACTTTGGAAACCGACTTTGACGAGTCCATAGGGAAGGTAAACGTACTTGCCCAGGATCTGGGCCGGGTTATTTTAAACCTTATTACCAATGCGTTTTATGTGGTAAAAGAAAAGTCATCCCACGCTAAAGCTTCGGAGGATTCTAACTATATGCCTACAGTAACCGTAAGTACAAAGAAATCTAAGGCAGGAGTAGAAATAAGGGTAAAGGATAATGGCAATGGAATTCCCGATGAGATCAAAGAAAAGATCTTTGAACCTTTCTTCACTACCAAACCTACCGGGCAGGGTACAGGACTGGGATTAAGCATGAGCTACGATATCGTTACAAAAGGGCATGGGGGGAATTAA